From the genome of Rhizobium leguminosarum, one region includes:
- a CDS encoding TrbC/VirB2 family protein, with the protein MRYLKNYLLNKDALKFVAMIVAMVLLSSNPSAAQEFSGVTTFLEAIVKAITGPIGVAISALAVIAIGFSFMTGRMDWTFAVSIILGIAIVFGAASFVQGITAN; encoded by the coding sequence ATGAGATACCTCAAGAACTATCTTCTCAATAAAGACGCTCTCAAGTTCGTTGCGATGATCGTCGCAATGGTTCTTCTGTCTAGCAATCCCAGCGCGGCGCAGGAATTTTCTGGCGTTACGACCTTCTTGGAAGCGATCGTCAAAGCAATCACTGGACCCATCGGGGTCGCCATATCAGCCCTGGCCGTGATCGCCATCGGCTTCTCCTTCATGACGGGCCGCATGGACTGGACATTTGCGGTGTCAATCATACTCGGCATCGCCATTGTTTTTGGCGCCGCAAGCTTTGTACAGGGCATCACTGCCAATTAA
- a CDS encoding lytic transglycosylase domain-containing protein yields the protein MPLKERGGCAVKKSCLKEMAALAFLSMLVGRPVPALAAVFEQLGNDMIVPIGDVSADAPPEASSADNPTISATNSSNASFAAVANYQATTSVVLDAPAIAYGGSRPYKTGAIKAERLMENRLMLPKPRMLSTKLSARQTRMRRLTLEVGRKYAGAAGVAHARLDRQSFVSLFTTMIHRESNFDPEAVSPAGAKGLGQLMPDTARGLGVCDAFSARDNLEGAARYLAEMLHQFGSPELALAAYNTGPAAVRKYGAIPPFQETLQYVSDILNGMDSARGAVAHEPEPFGPAPQEASLITPATPQTWRDFRNATPCGDTRWVAHISRA from the coding sequence ATGCCCTTAAAAGAAAGAGGAGGATGCGCCGTAAAAAAATCGTGTCTTAAGGAGATGGCGGCGCTCGCGTTTCTCTCGATGCTGGTTGGGAGGCCAGTTCCCGCCCTCGCAGCAGTATTTGAACAACTTGGTAATGACATGATCGTACCGATTGGCGACGTGTCTGCGGACGCGCCGCCGGAGGCAAGTAGCGCCGACAATCCCACGATCTCTGCCACAAATTCCTCCAATGCTTCTTTCGCAGCGGTGGCAAACTATCAGGCCACCACCTCGGTGGTCTTGGACGCGCCTGCCATCGCGTATGGAGGCAGTAGGCCCTACAAAACAGGGGCTATCAAAGCGGAGAGGCTCATGGAAAACCGTTTAATGTTACCCAAACCTCGCATGCTGTCGACGAAGCTATCAGCGCGACAAACCCGCATGCGAAGGCTGACACTCGAGGTCGGTCGCAAGTATGCAGGTGCCGCCGGGGTAGCACACGCAAGGCTAGACCGACAATCGTTTGTATCGCTTTTCACTACCATGATTCACCGGGAAAGTAACTTCGATCCCGAAGCCGTATCCCCTGCAGGCGCCAAAGGACTGGGGCAGTTAATGCCAGACACCGCCCGAGGACTCGGCGTCTGCGACGCCTTTTCGGCCCGGGACAATCTCGAGGGCGCCGCGCGATACCTTGCCGAGATGCTCCATCAGTTCGGTTCACCCGAGCTTGCTCTCGCAGCCTATAACACCGGTCCCGCTGCCGTGCGGAAATACGGCGCGATCCCGCCCTTCCAGGAAACGCTGCAATACGTGTCCGACATTCTCAACGGTATGGATTCTGCGCGGGGCGCTGTTGCGCACGAACCGGAGCCCTTCGGCCCCGCCCCACAGGAGGCGTCGCTCATCACGCCAGCGACGCCCCAGACGTGGCGCGACTTCCGGAATGCGACGCCCTGCGGGGACACGAGATGGGTGGCACACATTTCGCGAGCTTAA
- a CDS encoding response regulator — MPIHAAPTIVIVDDDADVISMVSDYLREKGMKVLSSATGRGLLRFVDARTPDLILLDLVLGSEDGLQVLRELRERSDVPVIIASGQRKEEIDRIKGLDLGADDYVTKPLGLQELVARINAVLRRQESDYGRRRRVGVTYRFGGWKLRSKTRELHNPRGEEVRLTNVEHALLVAFLDKPQIPLAREHLLLSTRLHEDIFDRSIDVQILRLRKKLELDASSPSMILTQRGRGYVFALPVERDGGVAP, encoded by the coding sequence ATGCCCATTCACGCTGCCCCTACGATTGTGATTGTAGATGATGACGCCGATGTGATTTCTATGGTGTCTGACTATCTTCGGGAAAAGGGTATGAAAGTCCTTTCTTCGGCAACCGGGCGAGGACTGCTCCGGTTTGTCGACGCTAGAACACCTGATCTGATTCTCCTGGATCTCGTGCTCGGTTCTGAAGACGGACTTCAAGTACTACGTGAACTTCGCGAACGATCTGACGTGCCGGTAATTATTGCCAGCGGGCAGCGCAAAGAGGAGATCGATCGCATCAAAGGGCTGGATCTGGGCGCAGATGACTACGTTACAAAGCCCTTGGGGCTTCAAGAACTCGTAGCTCGGATTAACGCTGTGCTTAGGCGCCAGGAAAGCGATTATGGCCGTCGCAGGCGAGTTGGGGTTACCTACCGGTTTGGTGGCTGGAAACTTCGCTCCAAAACTCGCGAGCTCCATAATCCGAGAGGAGAGGAGGTTCGGCTAACCAACGTCGAACACGCGTTGCTCGTGGCCTTTTTAGATAAGCCTCAGATTCCGTTAGCTCGCGAGCATCTGCTACTATCAACACGGCTTCATGAAGACATTTTTGACCGGAGCATTGATGTTCAGATCTTGAGGCTCCGAAAAAAACTCGAATTAGACGCGAGCTCGCCAAGCATGATATTAACCCAGCGCGGACGCGGCTATGTATTCGCACTTCCTGTCGAACGAGATGGTGGAGTTGCCCCTTAA
- the istB gene encoding IS21-like element helper ATPase IstB: protein MLTHPTLEQMNTLGLAGMATAYRELIEQAHGNDLSFDERLGLMLDREIAVRTDRRLTNRLATAKLRFANASIEDIDFGSHRGLDRRNVLSLAQGAWLKANENLILTGQTGTGKTWIACAFARQAARLDYSVLYVRMPRLFEDLALARLDGRFPRLIDKLARVHLLVLDDWGTHTLNDRQRLDLLEIFEERYRRKSTLITAQLPVAAWHEMIGEATLADAILDRIVHNAHRITLEGDSMRKRKTPMLLTGAEINEINHP from the coding sequence ATGCTGACACATCCGACACTGGAGCAGATGAACACGCTTGGTCTTGCCGGCATGGCAACGGCCTATCGCGAGCTTATCGAACAAGCTCATGGAAATGACCTTAGCTTCGACGAACGACTGGGGTTGATGCTTGACCGGGAGATCGCCGTAAGAACTGACCGCCGGCTGACAAACCGGCTCGCCACCGCAAAACTTCGGTTCGCCAATGCTTCGATCGAAGACATCGATTTTGGATCCCATCGCGGCCTGGACCGCCGTAACGTCCTATCTCTGGCGCAAGGTGCATGGCTGAAGGCGAACGAGAACCTGATCCTGACCGGCCAGACAGGGACCGGCAAGACGTGGATTGCTTGTGCTTTTGCACGCCAAGCGGCCCGCCTCGACTATTCGGTCCTCTACGTTCGTATGCCGCGGTTGTTTGAGGACCTCGCGCTTGCCAGGCTGGACGGGCGCTTTCCGCGCCTCATCGACAAGCTTGCACGGGTTCACCTCCTGGTGCTCGATGATTGGGGAACCCACACCTTGAACGACCGGCAGCGCCTTGATCTGCTAGAGATATTCGAGGAGCGATATCGACGAAAGTCGACCCTGATCACCGCTCAACTTCCCGTGGCTGCCTGGCATGAGATGATTGGAGAGGCCACTTTAGCTGACGCAATCTTAGACCGTATTGTTCATAACGCACACCGCATAACGCTCGAAGGCGACAGCATGCGGAAGCGGAAAACACCAATGCTCTTGACCGGCGCCGAAATAAACGAAATCAATCACCCCTAA
- a CDS encoding DUF5372 family protein: protein MVHYVTIIDPRHGLAGQRLELVSVQSGRGAAFVVIRLPDGRRRSIRRSATDLVTDSPEARSESKPAPRISVRTLLTLMRHLNSMVTSRSKEVIRDERAIRTVPRSVSVPRKASDPEHDTPASVARSAAGDAETSRSKTCPPVDADAVNTRADKGRSAC, encoded by the coding sequence GTGGTGCATTATGTGACTATCATTGACCCGCGCCACGGCCTTGCGGGTCAGCGTCTTGAGCTGGTGTCAGTCCAGTCCGGACGCGGTGCGGCATTCGTTGTCATTCGATTACCTGACGGACGCCGCCGTTCAATTCGCCGATCAGCAACCGATCTTGTAACCGATTCGCCGGAAGCGCGGAGCGAGTCGAAGCCGGCGCCTCGCATCAGCGTTCGAACCCTGCTCACATTGATGCGCCATTTAAACAGCATGGTTACCTCCCGTTCCAAGGAGGTGATTCGCGATGAACGTGCAATCAGAACCGTGCCGCGTAGCGTCTCAGTCCCTCGTAAAGCTTCTGACCCCGAGCACGACACTCCCGCGTCCGTGGCTCGATCTGCCGCCGGAGACGCGGAAACAAGTCGCTCAAAAACTTGCCCCCCTGTTGATGCGGATGCGGTCAATACGCGCGCCGACAAAGGTAGATCGGCATGCTGA
- a CDS encoding type II toxin-antitoxin system Phd/YefM family antitoxin, translated as MQKFTTVELLRDIKSVTMAADRHPVAITQHRKPRYVLMTYDEFEAMTSRGDPRRVFGPNEAPKELADIILPELDRLIAEGRDADG; from the coding sequence ATGCAAAAATTCACCACTGTTGAACTGCTGAGAGACATCAAGAGTGTTACCATGGCTGCGGACCGCCATCCTGTCGCCATCACACAGCATCGCAAGCCGCGCTATGTCCTCATGACCTATGACGAGTTCGAAGCCATGACAAGCCGGGGTGATCCCCGCCGGGTTTTCGGTCCTAACGAAGCTCCCAAGGAACTCGCCGACATAATCCTGCCAGAGTTGGACCGCCTGATTGCTGAAGGACGGGACGCTGATGGCTAA
- a CDS encoding IS5 family transposase (programmed frameshift), with product MAWTETTRQQYVRRTSRYASDVTDREWEFIAPFMPAPRRLGRPRKTDLREVLNALLYIASTGCQWRMLPKDFPPCSTVQRYFYEWRAMGLWPRINHHLVMEARELDGKEASPTAGAIDSQSVKTTESGGIRGFDAGKKIKGRKRHIIVDTLGLMVGLMVHSADIQDRDGAPDLLKSIRNRWPALLHVFADGGYAGDKLKKRLQKIGKWTLEIIKRTDKAKGFEILPRRWVVERTFAWLGRCRRLAKDFETSIASAEAWITIAHIRMLTRRLARYGYR from the exons ATGGCCTGGACTGAAACCACCCGACAGCAATATGTCCGTCGGACGAGCCGATATGCAAGCGATGTTACCGATCGCGAATGGGAATTTATTGCGCCGTTCATGCCCGCGCCACGGCGTCTGGGCCGGCCACGCAAGACCGATCTGCGCGAGGTTTTAAACGCCCTTCTCTATATCGCTTCGACAGGCTGCCAGTGGCGGATGCTGCCGAAGGACTTTCCGCCCTGTTCAACGGTGCAGCGGTACTTCTATGAATGGCGGGCAATGGGTCTTTGGCCACGGATCAACCATCACCTCGTCATGGAGGCACGGGAGCTGGATGGGAAAGAAGCTTCACCGACGGCTGGCGCCATCGACAGCCAAAGCGTCAAGACGACTGAAAGCGGTGGTATTCGGGGCTTTGACGCTGGCAAGAAGATCAAAGGACGCAAGCGTCATATCATTGTCGATACGCTCGGGCTGATGGTTGGTCTCATGGTGCACAGCGCTGATATCCAGGACCGCGACGGGGCTCCCGATCTTCTGAAGTCCATCCGCAACCGATGGCCGGC GCTCCTTCATGTCTTCGCCGATGGCGGCTATGCGGGCGACAAGCTGAAAAAGCGGCTGCAGAAAATAGGAAAATGGACACTCGAAATTATCAAGCGTACCGACAAGGCCAAGGGTTTCGAAATCCTGCCGCGCCGCTGGGTCGTCGAGAGGACGTTCGCCTGGCTGGGACGATGCAGAAGATTGGCCAAGGACTTCGAGACATCCATCGCTTCAGCAGAAGCCTGGATAACCATCGCTCACATCCGAATGCTCACCAGGCGGCTGGCAAGATACGGATATCGTTGA
- a CDS encoding adenylosuccinate synthetase, whose amino-acid sequence MARWVLDEFLDVARGDLEGQIWLIDAVRTLDQVQHFRQQLPGRVFHVHLTAPIGVLRKRYLERPAELQEFSSYDDARLHGTERNIDDLATVADCILDTHKNDAASLLARAASDLNLFPKTTERLVDVLVGAQFGSEGKGNICAHIAKDYQILMRVGGPNAGHKVSFPKYDYIQLPSGTLSNPDAKLLIGAGATLSVKQVLKEVRDLKLTGERLSIDPQAVIIEDTDIETEMGSLEAIGSTKKGVGVATARKILGRGDKVYFDSPVRLARDLPELKEYVRCTKIELEKAYLRGDRILLEGTQGTDLSIHHGYYPWVTSRETTASGCLADAGIAPARVRRVIMVTRTYPIRVGGKSGPMMREIDFGTIAERSGVSEAEIRGTEVGTVSGKKRRIGEFDWEQVRRSAVLNGATDIALTFAD is encoded by the coding sequence ATGGCCAGATGGGTGCTTGATGAGTTCCTCGATGTCGCTCGAGGTGATCTGGAAGGACAGATCTGGCTTATTGATGCGGTTCGGACATTGGATCAAGTCCAGCATTTTAGACAACAGTTGCCTGGAAGAGTTTTTCATGTTCATCTGACAGCGCCGATTGGTGTCCTTCGGAAACGTTACCTTGAGCGTCCAGCAGAGTTGCAGGAGTTTTCCAGTTACGACGATGCTCGCCTTCATGGAACAGAAAGGAACATCGATGACTTGGCGACGGTGGCTGATTGCATCCTCGATACGCATAAGAACGACGCTGCTTCGCTCCTGGCGCGCGCCGCGAGCGATCTGAACCTCTTTCCGAAAACGACGGAAAGACTCGTCGATGTTCTCGTTGGTGCGCAGTTCGGCAGCGAGGGAAAAGGCAATATATGCGCGCATATAGCAAAGGATTATCAAATCCTTATGCGGGTCGGAGGACCAAACGCCGGTCATAAGGTCTCTTTTCCGAAGTATGACTACATTCAACTTCCATCGGGAACGCTGTCCAACCCGGATGCCAAGCTCTTAATCGGCGCGGGGGCCACGCTCTCCGTCAAGCAGGTTCTTAAGGAGGTCCGGGATCTCAAACTTACGGGAGAGCGGCTGTCTATTGATCCTCAAGCCGTGATCATCGAAGACACGGACATCGAGACCGAGATGGGGAGTCTAGAGGCGATCGGCTCAACTAAGAAAGGCGTGGGTGTCGCAACCGCTAGGAAAATACTTGGGCGCGGCGACAAGGTCTACTTTGACTCCCCTGTTCGGCTCGCGAGAGACCTGCCCGAACTCAAGGAATATGTCCGGTGCACCAAGATTGAGCTCGAAAAGGCTTACCTGCGCGGCGATCGAATTTTGCTCGAAGGGACACAAGGGACTGATCTGAGCATCCATCACGGGTATTATCCGTGGGTCACGTCCAGAGAAACGACCGCTTCTGGATGCTTGGCAGACGCAGGTATCGCTCCAGCAAGGGTCCGCCGCGTGATCATGGTGACGCGCACATATCCTATCCGAGTAGGGGGAAAATCCGGTCCCATGATGCGGGAAATAGATTTCGGGACGATCGCTGAGCGAAGTGGCGTATCCGAAGCGGAAATCCGCGGAACGGAAGTTGGTACCGTATCAGGTAAGAAACGTCGGATTGGAGAATTTGATTGGGAGCAGGTACGACGGTCAGCGGTGCTAAATGGAGCTACAGATATCGCACTTACTTTCGCTGACTAG